From Woronichinia naegeliana WA131, the proteins below share one genomic window:
- a CDS encoding DUF839 domain-containing protein, which yields MSNVSRRQILYFLGGSAGVAVLDSVLGGRSTLLPSASAQTASFTPVRVPHPLDIYQEKSSWLSTGVGTGETLPPATNPNLSSFSVTDDVVVPPEFERYVIVQWGDRVFPDADDYFGYNCDYTGFVPLNGDNAGLLWVNHEYVSFPISTLAPGTPSDLATFPTSFAAVIGFNLPTATSVSALSPTDRRLLFGEFLYNLGGSVVRIQKNRQGRYQVQRDPRNRRLTGLSGLAINASRSDAYKTVISWGVTPHQQGNYNYLVGTGPASIQVFNLSTDGLGNRIIGTAYNCSGGTTPWGTVLSGEENFQGDATFFVGVTEAVQPNGTQTAYISGTTGAEFGLVGEKYGWMVEIDPATPSVRAKKHTALGRFRHENIGLRAEAGKKLIAYMGDDRRGGHTYKFVSSGTINSNLANKNNSQLFENGTLYVAKYNADGCDL from the coding sequence ATGTCTAATGTAAGCCGCAGACAAATTTTGTATTTCTTAGGTGGTAGTGCTGGTGTCGCCGTTCTGGATTCCGTATTAGGAGGTCGCTCAACTTTATTACCGAGCGCATCGGCCCAAACAGCCTCTTTTACGCCAGTTCGTGTTCCCCATCCTCTCGATATTTATCAAGAAAAATCCAGTTGGTTATCCACAGGGGTGGGAACTGGAGAAACGCTTCCTCCCGCAACCAATCCAAACCTGAGCAGTTTCAGTGTTACGGATGATGTCGTTGTTCCGCCAGAATTTGAACGTTATGTGATTGTCCAATGGGGCGATCGCGTTTTCCCTGATGCCGACGACTATTTTGGCTATAACTGTGACTACACAGGCTTTGTCCCCCTCAATGGCGATAATGCTGGTTTGCTTTGGGTGAATCATGAATATGTTTCTTTCCCGATTTCCACTTTAGCCCCTGGAACCCCTAGCGATCTAGCCACCTTTCCCACTTCCTTTGCGGCGGTGATTGGTTTCAATCTGCCTACAGCTACCAGTGTGTCAGCCCTATCTCCTACAGATAGAAGACTTTTATTCGGAGAATTTCTTTACAATCTTGGTGGTTCCGTCGTTCGTATTCAGAAAAATCGCCAAGGACGTTATCAAGTTCAGCGAGATCCTCGAAACCGTCGTCTGACAGGACTTTCTGGATTAGCCATCAATGCTAGTCGTTCTGATGCCTATAAGACGGTTATCTCCTGGGGAGTCACTCCCCACCAACAAGGGAATTACAATTACTTAGTGGGAACGGGCCCAGCCTCTATACAAGTTTTCAATCTTAGTACTGATGGTTTAGGGAATCGAATTATCGGTACAGCCTATAACTGCTCTGGCGGTACAACGCCCTGGGGAACAGTTCTATCAGGAGAAGAAAACTTCCAAGGCGATGCAACCTTCTTTGTGGGAGTAACGGAAGCGGTTCAACCCAATGGAACTCAAACCGCATATATCAGTGGGACGACCGGTGCTGAATTTGGCTTGGTAGGGGAAAAATACGGTTGGATGGTTGAAATTGATCCAGCAACACCCTCTGTTCGAGCGAAAAAACATACAGCCCTAGGTCGTTTCCGCCATGAAAATATTGGCTTACGAGCAGAAGCCGGTAAAAAGCTGATTGCTTACATGGGAGACGATCGCCGAGGTGGTCATACCTACAAATTTGTGAGCAGTGGCACAATCAACTCTAACCTTGCAAATAAAAACAATAGCCAATTATTTGAGAACGGAACTTTGTACGTTGCCAAATACAATGCCGATGGGTGCGACCTTTAG
- a CDS encoding transposase, with protein sequence MEKAFRLRFYPTPEQESLLRRTLGCVRLVYNKALHERTQAWYERQERVGYSETSSLLTQWKKEEDLDFLNEVSCVPLQQGLRHLQTAFTNFFAGRTAYPTFKKKRNGGSAEFTKSAFKFRDKEIYLAKGSEPLPIRWSRQIPKGCEPSTVTVSLHPSGRWHISIRFDDPTIKPLPVNENAIGIDLGITSLIADSNGKKITNPKHFKKHRKRLKKAQKNLARKQKGSKNREKASIKVAKIHLEISDARKDFLHKLTTRLVRENQVIAVESLAVKNMVKNHKLALAISDSGWSELIRQLDYKCRWYGRKLVEIDRWFPSSKRCNSCGHIVEKMPLNIREWQCPKCGTNHDRDINASKNILAAGLAVSVCGATVRPEQSKSVKAGAKKQKPKS encoded by the coding sequence ATGGAAAAGGCTTTTCGACTTAGATTTTACCCAACCCCTGAGCAAGAGTCGCTATTGCGACGCACTTTGGGTTGCGTAAGACTGGTCTATAATAAGGCTCTCCACGAAAGAACTCAGGCATGGTATGAGAGGCAGGAAAGAGTCGGGTATTCCGAAACTTCTAGTCTGCTTACTCAATGGAAGAAGGAAGAAGACCTTGACTTCCTCAATGAAGTTAGTTGTGTTCCTTTGCAGCAAGGACTTCGACATCTCCAAACTGCCTTTACAAATTTCTTCGCAGGAAGAACAGCATATCCAACCTTCAAGAAAAAGAGGAATGGCGGCAGTGCTGAATTTACAAAGTCAGCCTTCAAGTTCAGGGACAAAGAGATTTACCTCGCCAAAGGTTCTGAACCATTACCAATTAGGTGGTCTAGGCAAATTCCAAAAGGATGTGAGCCAAGTACCGTTACAGTAAGCCTGCATCCTTCAGGACGTTGGCATATCTCTATCAGATTTGATGATCCAACAATTAAGCCTCTCCCTGTCAACGAGAATGCGATAGGGATAGACTTGGGGATAACAAGTCTAATTGCAGATAGCAACGGGAAAAAGATTACTAATCCCAAGCATTTCAAAAAGCATCGGAAACGCTTAAAGAAAGCACAAAAGAATCTTGCTCGTAAGCAAAAAGGTTCTAAAAACAGAGAAAAGGCGAGCATCAAGGTAGCTAAAATTCACCTTGAAATCTCCGATGCTCGAAAAGATTTCTTGCATAAATTGACGACTCGTTTGGTACGCGAAAATCAAGTGATTGCCGTTGAGTCGTTGGCTGTTAAGAATATGGTTAAAAACCACAAACTCGCTCTTGCTATTTCAGATAGTGGGTGGAGTGAACTGATTCGACAACTGGATTACAAGTGTCGTTGGTATGGAAGAAAATTGGTCGAGATTGACCGATGGTTTCCTAGTTCAAAACGATGTAATTCTTGTGGGCATATTGTCGAAAAGATGCCTCTTAATATCCGTGAATGGCAGTGTCCCAAGTGTGGAACTAACCATGATCGAGATATTAACGCAAGTAAAAATATTTTGGCCGCAGGGCTTGCGGTTTCAGTCTGCGGAGCGACTGTAAGACCAGAACAGAGTAAATCTGTTAAGGCAGGTGCGAAGAAACAGAAACCCAAATCGTGA
- the pntB gene encoding Re/Si-specific NAD(P)(+) transhydrogenase subunit beta, producing MSSSLQTVAYIAASVLFIFSLGGLSNQETARKGNVYGIIGMLIAVLATVLGSSFSGYAALFGAIIPAVFIGAILASRVAMTSMPELVAILHSFVGLAAVLVGVANYLAPDPAITGVEETIHQIEIYVGTFIGAVTFTGSIIAFGKLRAIISSKPLLLPARHLLNIGLLVGSVILGVQFMGLEAPQGLQPLLIMSALAGILGLHLVAAIGGADMPVVISMLNSYSGWAAAAAGFMLSNDLLIITGALVGSSGAILSYIMCRAMNRSFISVILGGFGEGVSKPSSSETSSPVGTVTATTVDEVADLLLSASSVIITPGYGMAVAQAQHAVSDITKLLRDRKIPVRFGIHPVAGRLPGHMNVLLAEANVPYDIVLEMDEINEDFPETDVVLVIGANDTVNPSALEDPGSPIAGMPVLEVWKSHHVVAMKRSMASGYAGVENPLFYKENTQMLFGDAKKNVDAILSNLREKLDSGKLEKVLVKA from the coding sequence ATGTCCAGCAGTTTACAAACCGTCGCCTATATTGCGGCCAGTGTGCTTTTTATCTTTAGCTTGGGTGGACTGTCTAACCAAGAAACGGCTCGCAAGGGAAATGTTTACGGCATCATCGGAATGTTAATTGCGGTTTTGGCCACCGTTCTCGGTAGTAGTTTTTCGGGATACGCAGCCTTATTCGGGGCGATTATTCCAGCCGTTTTCATTGGAGCCATTTTAGCTTCCCGTGTGGCCATGACCTCCATGCCAGAATTGGTGGCTATTCTCCATAGTTTTGTGGGTTTAGCAGCCGTTTTAGTGGGTGTTGCTAATTATTTAGCCCCCGATCCGGCGATCACTGGCGTAGAAGAAACCATCCACCAAATTGAGATTTACGTCGGCACTTTTATTGGGGCTGTCACCTTTACCGGTTCGATTATTGCTTTTGGTAAGTTGCGAGCCATTATTAGTAGCAAACCCTTGTTATTACCGGCTCGTCATCTGCTCAATATTGGTCTTTTAGTTGGTTCGGTCATTCTCGGTGTTCAGTTTATGGGTCTGGAGGCTCCCCAGGGATTGCAACCGTTACTAATTATGTCTGCTCTAGCGGGTATTCTCGGTTTGCACCTGGTGGCGGCGATCGGGGGTGCGGATATGCCGGTGGTCATTTCCATGCTGAATAGCTATTCGGGCTGGGCGGCGGCGGCGGCGGGTTTTATGCTTTCCAATGATCTGTTAATTATTACTGGGGCTTTGGTGGGCAGTAGTGGCGCGATTCTGAGTTACATTATGTGTCGGGCGATGAACCGTTCTTTTATTAGCGTTATCCTCGGTGGTTTTGGGGAAGGGGTTAGTAAACCGAGTAGTTCAGAAACATCCTCGCCGGTGGGTACGGTGACAGCAACAACGGTGGATGAGGTCGCTGATCTCTTGCTTAGTGCCTCCAGTGTGATTATTACCCCTGGTTATGGTATGGCAGTTGCCCAAGCTCAACACGCGGTTTCTGACATTACCAAGCTACTCCGCGATCGCAAAATTCCGGTGCGTTTTGGTATTCATCCGGTGGCGGGGCGTTTACCCGGTCACATGAATGTGTTATTGGCTGAGGCAAATGTTCCCTACGACATCGTGTTGGAAATGGACGAAATCAATGAAGATTTTCCTGAAACGGATGTAGTCTTAGTGATTGGAGCTAATGATACAGTAAACCCCAGCGCGTTGGAAGATCCTGGTAGCCCGATCGCCGGAATGCCTGTGTTAGAAGTTTGGAAATCCCATCATGTGGTAGCAATGAAACGCAGTATGGCTTCGGGTTATGCGGGCGTGGAAAATCCTTTGTTTTATAAGGAAAATACCCAGATGTTATTTGGCGATGCGAAGAAAAATGTTGATGCGATTCTCAGTAATTTGCGAGAAAAATTAGACAGTGGTAAATTAGAGAAGGTGTTAGTTAAGGCTTAA
- a CDS encoding IS4 family transposase: MTTAAVEEYKIMLSVGDTTFLDYRNIKEKREGYGPTGKGGNGLILHSALAIEPEKGQVLGLLWQKLWNREVKEKPPTDETAKQKKERQKEQRKAARQRPFEEKESYKWVEALNTCEKQVESSTRVIHVFDREGDVSEVFDSVRQLKHTGVLVRASHNRSLDKNSERLWQHLESEPIRFHQEIEIPSTGKRKARKVKLAVRFCSVNLRTPYRFDNRDPLNVYAVYATEIDCPEGETPLSWMLLTTEVVETIEMAVTILRWYTYRWRVEEFHKVLKSGCQSERYRLASDGMKTLLGFLSVIAVELLHVTYLHRTQPDALAIEILNPLQLQVLKAAASQKLPPILTVAWAVESVAFLGGYLEHRRKTPLGIQVLWRGWLKLHDLCQGWQLAIRT; the protein is encoded by the coding sequence ATGACAACTGCCGCCGTAGAAGAATATAAGATAATGCTATCAGTCGGAGATACGACCTTCTTAGATTATCGCAATATCAAGGAAAAAAGGGAAGGGTATGGGCCGACTGGAAAAGGAGGGAATGGATTAATACTGCATAGTGCTTTAGCAATTGAGCCAGAAAAAGGACAAGTATTAGGTTTATTATGGCAAAAACTGTGGAATAGGGAGGTAAAAGAAAAGCCCCCAACAGATGAAACGGCGAAGCAGAAAAAAGAAAGACAGAAAGAACAAAGAAAAGCAGCTCGTCAAAGACCATTTGAGGAAAAAGAATCCTACAAATGGGTAGAGGCTCTAAACACCTGTGAGAAACAGGTAGAAAGTTCAACGAGGGTAATTCATGTATTTGACAGAGAAGGAGATGTTTCAGAAGTCTTTGACTCAGTGCGTCAACTCAAGCATACAGGAGTGCTGGTCAGAGCGTCTCATAATCGTAGTTTAGACAAAAATAGTGAACGACTTTGGCAACATTTGGAATCAGAACCGATTCGTTTTCATCAAGAAATCGAGATTCCGAGTACAGGAAAAAGAAAAGCACGGAAGGTTAAGCTTGCCGTCCGATTTTGCTCAGTTAATCTACGAACTCCCTATCGTTTTGATAATCGTGACCCGTTGAATGTCTATGCTGTTTATGCGACAGAAATCGATTGTCCCGAAGGCGAAACTCCTTTATCTTGGATGCTTCTGACTACAGAAGTTGTTGAGACTATTGAGATGGCTGTCACTATTCTTCGTTGGTACACCTACCGATGGCGGGTTGAAGAATTTCATAAAGTCCTTAAGTCTGGTTGTCAGAGTGAGCGTTATCGACTTGCCTCTGATGGAATGAAAACTCTTTTGGGTTTTTTAAGTGTCATTGCTGTTGAACTTTTACACGTTACTTATCTTCATCGTACCCAGCCCGATGCTCTCGCGATTGAAATTCTTAATCCTCTTCAACTTCAGGTGTTAAAAGCAGCCGCCTCTCAAAAACTTCCCCCTATTTTGACTGTTGCTTGGGCTGTCGAGTCTGTTGCTTTTCTTGGTGGTTATCTTGAACATCGTCGTAAAACTCCTCTCGGTATCCAAGTCCTTTGGCGCGGTTGGTTGAAGTTGCATGACCTTTGCCAAGGCTGGCAGCTTGCAATCCGCACTTAA
- the pntA gene encoding Re/Si-specific NAD(P)(+) transhydrogenase subunit alpha, translating into MTIAAPKSLETSDADLPAKKKSKIIGVPSETYPNECRVAVTPDTAQKLQKLGFEIIVQTGAGAKANFADALYEQVGCQIVPDASTIFSTADIILKVRQPSLTEVENFPLGKTLISFIWPAQNAELLEKLAEKQATVIGMDAVPRISRAQKLDALSSMANIAGYRAVIEAANNFGRFFTGQITAAGKVPPAKVLVIGAGVAGLAAIGTAKGLGAIVRAFDTRPVVKEQIESLGGEFLMLEFKEDGTGEGGYAKTMSKEFIDAEMALFAEQAKEVDIIITTALIPGRPAPKLITEAMVASMKAGSVVVDLAAEQGGNCEVTKPGEVYRYNDVTIIGYTDLPSRMANQSSQLYGTNLWHLLKDMGGSEEYQVNLEDEVVRGALILHEGKITWPPPKIAAPSPQTTSPTPKVEVTTVSTEKTQKKSNGLVWVVLAALALVGIGVGAPASFLSHLTVFVLACLVGWQVIWNVSPALHTPLMSVTNAISGIIIIGGMLQISGPLNSPTTILGAIAILVGTINISGGFLVTQRMLKMFKR; encoded by the coding sequence ATGACCATTGCTGCGCCAAAATCTCTCGAAACCTCAGACGCTGATCTGCCAGCGAAGAAAAAGTCTAAAATCATTGGTGTTCCCTCAGAAACATATCCCAATGAATGTCGGGTAGCTGTAACCCCTGATACTGCTCAGAAACTTCAAAAACTTGGTTTTGAGATTATTGTACAAACGGGAGCCGGAGCCAAGGCCAATTTTGCTGATGCTCTCTATGAGCAGGTGGGTTGTCAGATTGTCCCCGATGCGTCAACCATCTTTTCCACCGCCGATATTATTCTCAAGGTTCGTCAACCTTCTCTCACTGAAGTTGAGAACTTTCCCCTAGGAAAAACTCTGATTAGTTTTATTTGGCCAGCCCAAAATGCTGAATTACTGGAAAAATTAGCCGAAAAACAGGCTACGGTGATTGGAATGGATGCGGTGCCTCGTATTAGTCGTGCCCAAAAGTTAGATGCCCTCAGTTCCATGGCCAATATTGCCGGTTATCGCGCTGTTATTGAGGCTGCTAATAATTTTGGCCGCTTTTTCACTGGACAAATTACTGCTGCCGGTAAGGTTCCCCCTGCTAAAGTGCTGGTCATTGGGGCCGGTGTGGCTGGTTTGGCGGCGATCGGAACCGCCAAGGGATTAGGGGCGATCGTTCGTGCTTTTGATACTCGACCAGTGGTTAAGGAACAGATAGAAAGTCTGGGCGGAGAATTCCTGATGCTGGAATTTAAGGAAGATGGCACTGGGGAAGGTGGTTATGCCAAAACCATGAGTAAGGAATTTATCGATGCGGAAATGGCTCTTTTTGCTGAGCAGGCCAAGGAAGTCGATATTATTATTACGACGGCTTTGATTCCTGGACGACCGGCTCCGAAGTTGATTACGGAAGCGATGGTTGCCAGTATGAAGGCGGGTTCTGTTGTGGTTGACCTGGCCGCAGAACAGGGCGGTAATTGTGAGGTCACGAAGCCTGGAGAAGTTTATCGCTATAACGATGTCACGATTATTGGCTATACCGATTTACCGAGTCGTATGGCGAATCAGTCTAGTCAGCTATATGGTACTAATCTTTGGCATTTGCTCAAGGATATGGGCGGGTCTGAAGAGTATCAGGTGAATTTGGAAGATGAAGTCGTACGAGGAGCTTTGATTCTCCATGAGGGCAAAATTACCTGGCCGCCTCCCAAAATTGCTGCTCCTTCCCCCCAAACGACCAGTCCTACTCCTAAGGTAGAGGTGACAACAGTTAGCACGGAAAAGACTCAAAAAAAATCGAATGGTTTAGTCTGGGTGGTGTTAGCAGCCTTGGCTTTGGTGGGGATTGGTGTCGGTGCGCCGGCTTCTTTCTTATCTCATTTAACGGTATTTGTACTGGCTTGTTTGGTGGGTTGGCAGGTGATTTGGAATGTTTCGCCTGCGTTGCATACGCCTTTGATGAGTGTGACGAATGCGATTAGCGGCATCATTATTATCGGTGGGATGTTACAGATTTCTGGCCCGTTAAATTCTCCAACGACTATCCTTGGCGCGATCGCCATTTTGGTCGGTACAATCAATATTTCAGGTGGTTTTTTAGTAACCCAACGAATGCTAAAAATGTTCAAACGTTAA
- a CDS encoding transposase: protein MLEWWTKNFASCELGDERLNNRAFSIGKKLSEGFGKALSEVFKGGNELKRAYEFLGIRKQTLSR, encoded by the coding sequence ATGTTGGAATGGTGGACAAAAAACTTTGCCAGTTGTGAATTGGGAGACGAGAGGCTAAACAATCGTGCCTTCTCGATTGGGAAAAAGTTAAGTGAGGGGTTTGGAAAAGCCTTATCAGAAGTGTTTAAGGGAGGAAACGAGTTAAAGAGGGCCTATGAATTTTTGGGAATCCGAAAACAGACTTTGTCAAGATAA
- a CDS encoding transposase family protein, with protein MGILVRSRRGGCQRWHRETNWETERQGEKKTHYSGKKKRHTIKNNIISNRRSKVLYLSGTYVGKKHHKKIADEEEYHFTQGSHLWKDTGFQGYEPEGVTTHKPKKKPRNAELTSEEKEANREISKERVV; from the coding sequence TTGGGAATCCTCGTGCGTTCACGCCGAGGAGGATGTCAAAGATGGCACAGAGAGACCAATTGGGAGACCGAAAGACAAGGAGAAAAAAAGACTCACTACTCGGGCAAGAAGAAACGCCATACGATTAAAAACAACATTATCAGTAACCGGCGTAGCAAGGTACTCTATCTAAGCGGTACTTATGTTGGAAAGAAGCACCACAAAAAGATTGCCGATGAAGAGGAGTACCATTTTACCCAAGGGAGTCATTTGTGGAAAGACACAGGGTTTCAGGGGTATGAGCCAGAGGGGGTGACAACGCATAAACCGAAGAAGAAGCCGCGCAATGCCGAGTTAACATCCGAAGAAAAAGAGGCCAACCGAGAAATTTCCAAAGAGCGTGTTGTCTAG
- a CDS encoding DUF839 domain-containing protein: MSTPTNPNVPSVLSSVQLAQQGAISSNGNTYFPRRAGIAGQTENGGSFQMTVANEATSLPGYQNKTLADFYTSQGAILCDTYLASNLVGGTPGGRPEDLEVHPLTQEVFISYTDNRPSGDGYPDSRIFVVAKYNANLNTTQHFGGLYKITEDSSDGSGTTFHWQIFKQGGEDNTTGGGGINAPNGTGFAMSDNLAFDPQGNLVGVIDMSTDKHNGFSTGANPTQTTIDHTVVGNAENLLGCFGNNWMYVIPASGTDAGKVIPLAYGPVRCEMTGPTFVGNTLLLSVQHPSEDSPIGNTTLLNRQIQILALDGTTFNQNRTVPRGSNWPSNLIGDPSGPPRSAVIGIQRQGGGAFF, from the coding sequence ATGTCAACCCCCACCAACCCCAATGTACCGAGTGTCCTATCTTCTGTACAGTTGGCCCAGCAGGGAGCGATTAGTAGTAACGGGAATACCTACTTTCCCCGTCGTGCGGGGATTGCCGGTCAAACTGAAAACGGTGGATCTTTTCAGATGACCGTTGCCAATGAAGCCACCTCTTTACCTGGTTATCAAAATAAAACCTTAGCTGATTTCTATACTAGCCAAGGAGCAATTTTGTGTGATACCTATCTGGCCTCTAATTTGGTAGGCGGAACCCCCGGCGGTCGTCCAGAGGATCTCGAAGTTCATCCCCTCACCCAAGAAGTCTTTATTTCCTATACTGATAATCGCCCCTCCGGTGACGGCTATCCTGATTCTCGAATTTTTGTTGTCGCTAAATACAACGCAAATCTAAATACCACCCAACATTTTGGTGGACTCTACAAGATTACCGAAGATAGCAGCGATGGCAGTGGAACCACTTTTCACTGGCAAATTTTTAAACAGGGCGGTGAAGATAACACCACGGGTGGCGGCGGCATCAATGCACCCAACGGGACTGGCTTTGCGATGTCGGATAATTTGGCTTTCGATCCTCAAGGAAATCTGGTCGGCGTTATTGATATGTCAACGGATAAGCATAACGGCTTCTCCACCGGAGCTAATCCGACCCAAACTACCATTGATCACACCGTCGTCGGAAATGCTGAAAACCTACTGGGTTGCTTTGGCAATAACTGGATGTATGTGATTCCAGCTAGTGGAACTGATGCGGGTAAAGTTATTCCTTTGGCCTATGGCCCCGTGCGCTGTGAAATGACTGGCCCCACTTTTGTCGGGAATACCTTGCTGTTATCAGTTCAGCACCCTTCGGAAGATTCCCCCATCGGGAATACCACTTTGCTAAATCGTCAGATTCAAATTCTTGCTTTAGATGGAACGACCTTTAATCAAAATCGGACGGTTCCTCGTGGTAGTAATTGGCCCAGTAACCTAATCGGAGATCCTTCTGGGCCACCTCGTTCAGCAGTTATTGGCATTCAACGACAGGGAGGAGGAGCTTTCTTTTAA